From Pseudomonas sp. FP2335, the proteins below share one genomic window:
- a CDS encoding gamma-glutamyltransferase family protein, protein MLNFSAHEYPYPSQRQSVFARRGMVAASQPLAAQAGIEIMQQGGNAIDAAIATAAALTVVEPTGCGLGGDAFALVWCKGRLHGLNGNGHAPAALSVEAVKAAGHEQMPLYGWTPVTVPGCPSAWAELSQRFGKLAFAALLQPAIRLARDGFPLSPVVAQQWQSALDEFSPHRDAVLDAWFDTFLIDGRAPRAGEIFRNPAQARTLEELAASRCESLYRGALAARLDAHSRATGGYLRATDLQDYRAQWVEPIHINYRGVDVWEIPPSGQGLVALMALKILEGFSFDHRDSQQTWHRQLEAMKLAYSDGLHYITDPLHMRVAVADLLSDDYSRRRRAQIGEHAQPPKPGDPHASGTVYLATADAEGNMVSFIQSNYHGFGSGVVLPDSGIALQNRGQEFSLDPAHANCLAPGKKTFHTIIPGFLTKDGEALGPFGVMGGYMQPQGHVQMVMNLVDFGLNPQAALDAPRWQWLGEMKVGIEQGASRDLANALARRGHQVQIASDLTDYGRGQIILRDPVSGVLCGGTEPRADSHIALW, encoded by the coding sequence ATGTTGAATTTTTCTGCTCACGAGTACCCCTATCCGTCGCAACGCCAGAGTGTGTTCGCCAGGCGCGGCATGGTCGCTGCCTCCCAGCCGCTGGCGGCCCAGGCCGGTATCGAAATCATGCAACAGGGCGGCAATGCCATCGACGCGGCGATTGCCACGGCGGCGGCGTTGACCGTGGTTGAGCCCACCGGCTGCGGCCTGGGCGGCGATGCGTTTGCATTGGTGTGGTGCAAGGGCCGGTTGCACGGCCTGAACGGCAACGGCCATGCGCCGGCGGCTTTGAGCGTCGAGGCGGTCAAGGCGGCAGGGCATGAGCAGATGCCGTTGTACGGCTGGACCCCGGTCACCGTACCCGGTTGCCCGTCGGCCTGGGCCGAGCTGTCACAACGCTTCGGCAAGCTGGCGTTTGCCGCGTTGCTGCAACCGGCCATTCGCCTGGCGCGTGACGGTTTCCCGCTGTCGCCGGTGGTCGCCCAGCAATGGCAGAGCGCGCTGGACGAATTCAGCCCCCATCGCGACGCCGTGCTGGACGCCTGGTTCGACACCTTCCTGATCGATGGCCGCGCACCCCGGGCGGGGGAGATTTTCCGCAACCCGGCCCAGGCGCGTACCCTTGAGGAACTCGCCGCCAGCCGTTGCGAAAGTCTGTATCGCGGCGCCTTGGCTGCGCGTCTCGATGCGCATTCCAGGGCCACGGGCGGCTACCTGCGCGCCACCGATCTGCAAGACTACCGCGCCCAGTGGGTCGAACCGATCCACATCAACTATCGCGGCGTCGACGTCTGGGAAATCCCCCCCAGCGGCCAGGGCCTGGTGGCCTTGATGGCGCTGAAAATCCTCGAAGGCTTCAGCTTCGATCACCGCGACAGCCAACAGACCTGGCACCGCCAGTTGGAGGCGATGAAACTCGCCTACAGCGACGGCCTGCACTACATCACCGACCCGCTGCACATGCGCGTGGCCGTTGCGGATCTGCTCAGCGACGACTACAGCCGCCGCCGCCGCGCCCAGATCGGCGAACACGCCCAGCCGCCCAAACCGGGCGATCCTCATGCCAGTGGCACGGTGTACCTGGCCACGGCGGATGCCGAAGGCAACATGGTCTCGTTCATCCAAAGCAACTACCACGGCTTCGGCTCCGGCGTGGTGCTGCCCGACAGCGGCATCGCATTGCAGAACCGTGGGCAGGAATTCAGCCTCGACCCGGCCCACGCCAACTGCCTGGCACCAGGCAAAAAAACCTTCCACACCATCATCCCCGGCTTCCTCACCAAAGACGGCGAGGCTCTCGGGCCGTTTGGCGTGATGGGCGGCTACATGCAGCCCCAGGGCCATGTGCAGATGGTGATGAACCTCGTGGATTTCGGCCTCAACCCGCAAGCCGCCCTGGACGCGCCGCGCTGGCAATGGCTGGGCGAGATGAAGGTCGGTATCGAACAAGGCGCTTCCCGCGACCTGGCCAATGCCCTGGCGCGGCGGGGGCATCAGGTGCAAATCGCCAGCGACCTCACCGATTACGGGCGCGGGCAGATCATCCTGCGTGATCCGGTCAGCGGCGTGCTATGCGGTGGCACCGAGCCGAGGGCCGACTCCCATATCGCCCTCTGGTGA
- a CDS encoding amino acid ABC transporter ATP-binding protein gives MAHKSEELIIEAQDLHKSFGDLQILKGISLNVRRGEVVVLIGASGSGKTTFIRCINLLEDIQGGRIRVNGRAMGYRERSDGSLVRDSERNIARQRRDIGMVFQRFNLFPHMTALENIIEAPIHVLGTPRAEALEQARGLLARVGLADKASHYPSMLSGGQQQRVAIARALAMKPQAMLFDEPTSALDPETVGEVLQVMKELAEEGMTMVVVTHEMGFAREVADRVVVLDQGELIEQGPPEQIFSHPSHPRTQAFLSRVL, from the coding sequence ATGGCGCATAAAAGTGAAGAACTGATCATCGAAGCCCAGGACCTGCACAAGTCGTTCGGCGACCTGCAGATCCTCAAGGGCATCTCCTTGAACGTGCGGCGCGGTGAAGTGGTGGTGTTGATCGGCGCCTCGGGCTCGGGCAAGACCACCTTTATCCGCTGCATCAACCTGCTCGAAGACATCCAGGGCGGACGCATCCGCGTCAACGGCCGCGCCATGGGCTATCGCGAACGCAGCGACGGCAGCCTGGTGCGCGACTCAGAACGCAACATCGCCCGCCAGCGCCGCGACATCGGCATGGTGTTCCAGCGCTTCAATCTGTTCCCGCACATGACCGCGCTGGAAAACATCATCGAAGCGCCGATCCACGTGCTCGGCACCCCGCGTGCCGAAGCCCTCGAGCAGGCCCGTGGCTTGCTGGCGCGGGTCGGCCTGGCGGACAAGGCCAGTCACTACCCGTCGATGCTTTCCGGCGGCCAGCAACAACGCGTGGCGATTGCCCGTGCGCTGGCGATGAAACCCCAGGCCATGCTGTTCGACGAGCCCACCAGCGCCCTCGACCCGGAAACCGTCGGCGAAGTGCTGCAAGTGATGAAGGAGTTGGCCGAGGAGGGCATGACCATGGTGGTGGTCACCCACGAAATGGGATTTGCCCGTGAAGTGGCCGACCGCGTGGTGGTGCTCGACCAGGGCGAACTGATCGAGCAGGGGCCGCCGGAACAGATTTTCAGCCACCCCAGCCACCCGCGGACCCAAGCGTTTCTCAGCCGCGTGTTATGA
- a CDS encoding amino acid ABC transporter permease, with amino-acid sequence MNFNWDVFWQYLLQPSGVYLTGLWLTCLISVLAMLLGCVLGLAAALLRLSRNPLLHLPVRFYVWLMRGTPLLVQIVFLYTALAAGGLFRFEDIELFGLIVPGNIQAAIIALGLNEGAYMAEIIRAGIGAVDKGQYEAGRSLGMGFAKLMRRIVLPQAFRVIVPPLGNEFNVMLKNTTLVSVIGVQELLLSTQMVTSATFRVFELYLVVAIYFLMLTTLWGFFQRWLEARFGQSDRPSGPPPASSRMFGRSTLKLLRGR; translated from the coding sequence ATGAACTTCAATTGGGATGTGTTCTGGCAGTACCTGTTGCAGCCCAGCGGGGTTTACCTCACCGGGCTCTGGCTGACCTGCCTGATCAGCGTGTTGGCTATGCTGCTGGGCTGCGTGCTGGGGTTGGCGGCGGCACTGTTGCGGCTGTCGAGGAACCCGCTGTTGCACCTGCCGGTACGCTTTTATGTGTGGCTGATGCGCGGCACGCCGCTGCTGGTGCAGATCGTATTTCTGTACACGGCGCTGGCGGCGGGCGGGCTGTTCCGCTTCGAAGACATCGAGCTGTTCGGCCTGATCGTGCCCGGCAATATCCAGGCGGCCATCATCGCCCTGGGCCTCAACGAAGGTGCGTACATGGCCGAGATCATCCGTGCCGGCATCGGTGCGGTGGACAAGGGCCAGTACGAAGCCGGGCGTTCCCTGGGCATGGGTTTTGCCAAGCTGATGCGGCGCATCGTGCTGCCCCAGGCGTTCCGCGTGATCGTGCCGCCGCTGGGCAACGAGTTCAATGTGATGCTCAAGAACACCACCCTGGTCAGCGTGATCGGCGTGCAAGAGTTGCTGCTCAGCACGCAGATGGTCACCTCGGCGACGTTCCGTGTGTTCGAGTTGTACCTGGTGGTTGCTATCTACTTCCTGATGCTCACCACCCTGTGGGGCTTCTTCCAGCGCTGGCTGGAGGCGCGCTTCGGCCAGTCCGACCGGCCATCCGGGCCACCGCCCGCGTCCAGCCGCATGTTCGGGCGCAGCACCTTGAAACTGCTGAGGGGACGCTGA
- a CDS encoding ABC transporter substrate-binding protein: MHKRRALLVALSLGLCTPWAVAAPQVPERLQKVDKLTYCSGMDSPPLVSFDETQKPRGLTVDLGLEIARRLGDKQVQWRVIPFSGLVPALLAQQCDMIVDQLFDKPERRQVIDIVNYMYSSQSVVVPKGNPKGIKTLDDLSAHKVAVLNGSTIKTLLDTQNDSLTKAGKPPMKLVVYNTDTDAFQALRINQVDAYGTTVETAGYYAVMAPDLFQEGVPAFSRILTGLGMRKDDPQLTAAVQQVISDMRSDGSYTQLLNKWHVSSDTLD, from the coding sequence ATGCATAAACGCCGCGCCTTGCTGGTGGCTCTCTCCCTCGGGCTCTGCACACCATGGGCCGTTGCCGCGCCCCAGGTGCCGGAGCGCTTGCAGAAAGTCGACAAACTCACCTACTGCTCGGGGATGGATTCACCACCCCTGGTGTCCTTCGATGAAACGCAGAAACCGCGCGGGTTGACCGTCGACCTGGGCCTGGAAATCGCCAGGCGCCTGGGCGACAAACAGGTGCAATGGCGCGTGATCCCGTTCTCCGGCCTGGTGCCGGCGTTGCTCGCCCAGCAGTGCGACATGATCGTCGACCAACTGTTCGACAAGCCCGAGCGGCGCCAAGTGATCGACATCGTCAACTACATGTATTCCAGCCAGTCGGTGGTGGTGCCCAAGGGCAACCCCAAGGGCATCAAGACCCTGGATGACTTGTCCGCGCACAAGGTCGCGGTGCTCAACGGTTCCACCATCAAGACCCTGCTCGACACACAGAACGACAGCCTGACCAAAGCCGGCAAGCCGCCGATGAAACTGGTGGTGTACAACACCGACACCGATGCGTTCCAGGCCTTGCGCATCAACCAGGTCGACGCCTACGGCACCACTGTGGAAACCGCCGGCTACTACGCGGTGATGGCCCCCGACCTGTTCCAGGAAGGCGTGCCGGCGTTCAGTCGTATCCTCACCGGCCTGGGCATGCGCAAGGACGATCCACAGCTCACCGCCGCCGTGCAGCAGGTGATCAGCGACATGCGCAGCGACGGCAGCTACACGCAATTGCTGAACAAATGGCATGTCAGCAGCGACACACTCGACTGA
- a CDS encoding GntR family transcriptional regulator, protein MQFAPAYVDRQPLTAEEEAYNFLLDAICGGRYRKGDRLIAEDIASEIGMSRMPVREAFRRLDAQGLVTLRPNRGAIVSGLDIDELHEVFEMRSALEGLAVRVAVGRIGERQLAALERMLDEMDDYRDESAAWVSRHRAFHEYLCSLSGRPRLMKQISALYSLVEAPMRLWLQHGDKPLSARQEHAVILAAIRAGDAARAEAVVREHIEGTVPALIQFLQTEQ, encoded by the coding sequence ATGCAATTTGCCCCCGCTTACGTAGACCGTCAGCCCCTCACCGCCGAGGAGGAGGCCTACAACTTTCTGCTCGATGCCATTTGCGGTGGCCGCTACCGCAAGGGCGACCGGCTGATCGCCGAGGACATCGCCAGTGAAATCGGCATGAGCCGCATGCCGGTGCGTGAAGCGTTCCGCCGCCTGGATGCCCAGGGCCTGGTGACCCTGCGCCCCAACCGTGGCGCGATCGTCAGCGGCCTGGACATCGATGAATTGCACGAAGTCTTCGAAATGCGCAGCGCCCTCGAAGGCCTGGCAGTGCGTGTCGCGGTCGGCCGTATCGGCGAACGCCAACTGGCCGCCCTGGAGCGCATGCTCGACGAGATGGACGACTACCGCGACGAAAGCGCCGCCTGGGTCAGTCGCCACCGTGCCTTCCACGAATACCTGTGCAGCCTCAGCGGTCGCCCGCGCTTGATGAAGCAGATTTCGGCGCTCTATTCGCTGGTGGAAGCCCCCATGCGCCTGTGGTTGCAACACGGCGACAAACCCCTCAGCGCCCGCCAGGAACACGCGGTGATCCTCGCGGCCATCCGCGCCGGTGACGCCGCCCGCGCCGAAGCCGTGGTGCGCGAGCACATCGAAGGCACCGTGCCGGCGCTGATCCAGTTTTTGCAAACGGAACAATAA
- a CDS encoding lipopolysaccharide biosynthesis protein, with protein MKPLSLVDTTPARDSQQALYAAASGSRRSQLTLHDFDACRNTRTGPVFIIASGMSAKSFPLEQFAHVPMITMNGAISMFMDTGVKPCFYACTDKSFSEQQPELFKYAMAVSQNVALWEDHARSSGIRPTGRMYPLSKAKRPSWLDAVLGKHEALVANHALPGFRQRPVGFSKDMSEGFFDARTVAYLALQLAYHLGFSKVFLVGVDLNEKSGRFYEKREGINSPCGLDQHYHTRILPSFELMSEKVIGDGFRVYNLSDCSRIPEAVVPRVTLAQAQALLG; from the coding sequence ATGAAACCGTTGTCCCTCGTCGACACCACGCCTGCCCGCGACAGTCAGCAGGCTTTGTATGCAGCAGCGTCGGGATCACGGCGATCCCAGCTGACTCTGCACGATTTTGACGCCTGTCGAAACACCCGCACCGGGCCTGTGTTCATCATCGCGTCCGGCATGTCGGCCAAGTCGTTTCCACTCGAACAGTTTGCCCACGTGCCGATGATCACGATGAATGGCGCTATTTCGATGTTTATGGATACCGGCGTTAAACCGTGTTTTTACGCCTGCACCGACAAGAGCTTTTCCGAGCAACAGCCGGAGTTGTTCAAGTACGCGATGGCTGTCAGCCAGAACGTGGCACTTTGGGAAGATCACGCACGTTCGTCGGGCATTCGTCCTACCGGACGGATGTATCCGCTATCCAAGGCAAAACGCCCGTCCTGGCTCGACGCTGTTCTGGGCAAGCATGAGGCGCTGGTCGCCAATCATGCGTTGCCGGGATTTCGCCAGCGGCCTGTTGGGTTCAGCAAGGACATGAGCGAGGGCTTCTTTGACGCACGCACCGTGGCTTACCTGGCCTTGCAGCTGGCCTATCATCTGGGGTTTTCCAAGGTGTTTTTGGTGGGGGTGGATCTGAACGAGAAATCGGGAAGGTTTTACGAAAAGCGGGAGGGCATCAACTCCCCTTGCGGGCTGGACCAGCACTATCACACGCGGATATTGCCGTCGTTTGAGTTGATGTCCGAGAAGGTCATTGGGGATGGGTTCAGGGTTTATAACCTTTCGGATTGTTCGAGGATTCCGGAGGCAGTGGTGCCGCGAGTGACGTTGGCGCAAGCACAGGCGTTGCTTGGATAA
- a CDS encoding DUF2388 domain-containing protein encodes MDSWKTLAIALLVSISTPAVSGDGANPIAAAVFLTISAPTILIGATTSLTTEPPKIFKSAKTDALAFIGSDGEIRGAEFEQASRYYHSTYPSPLMSDMQLAQSIATSF; translated from the coding sequence ATGGATTCATGGAAGACTCTGGCAATTGCCCTCTTGGTGTCTATCAGCACACCAGCCGTATCAGGTGATGGTGCCAACCCTATCGCTGCCGCGGTATTTCTCACAATCTCCGCGCCGACCATTTTAATTGGCGCGACCACATCTCTCACGACCGAGCCGCCGAAGATCTTCAAGTCAGCCAAGACCGACGCCCTGGCATTCATTGGTTCAGACGGCGAGATTCGTGGCGCAGAGTTTGAGCAGGCATCCAGATACTACCATTCGACCTATCCTTCTCCGCTCATGTCAGACATGCAGCTGGCCCAATCAATAGCTACATCATTCTGA
- a CDS encoding MerR family transcriptional regulator has product MLEPSHNDELPVIPGKRYFTIGEVSELCAVKPHVLRYWEQEFPQLNPVKRTGNRRYYQRQDVLMIRQIRALLYDQGFTISGARQRMSGDEAKDDTTQYKQMIRQMIAELEDVLVVLKK; this is encoded by the coding sequence ATGCTGGAACCAAGTCATAACGACGAGCTACCCGTCATCCCAGGCAAACGCTACTTCACCATTGGTGAAGTCAGCGAGCTCTGTGCGGTAAAACCGCACGTGCTGCGCTATTGGGAGCAGGAGTTTCCTCAACTCAACCCCGTCAAACGCACCGGGAACCGTCGGTATTATCAGCGCCAGGATGTGCTGATGATCCGACAGATCCGCGCGTTGCTGTATGACCAGGGGTTCACCATCAGCGGTGCGCGCCAGCGTATGTCCGGCGATGAAGCCAAAGACGACACCACCCAATACAAGCAAATGATCCGCCAGATGATCGCCGAGCTCGAAGATGTGTTGGTGGTTTTGAAGAAGTGA
- the ihfA gene encoding integration host factor subunit alpha: MGALTKAEMAERLYEELGLNKREAKELVELFFEEIRHALEDNEQVKLSGFGNFDLRDKRQRPGRNPKTGEEIPITARRVVTFRPGQKLKARVEAYAGTKS; this comes from the coding sequence ATGGGGGCTTTGACGAAAGCTGAGATGGCGGAACGTCTGTACGAAGAGCTGGGTCTGAACAAACGCGAGGCCAAGGAATTGGTCGAGCTGTTTTTTGAGGAAATCAGACACGCTCTGGAAGACAACGAGCAGGTCAAGTTGTCCGGTTTCGGCAATTTCGACCTGCGGGACAAACGCCAGCGGCCTGGCCGCAATCCAAAAACGGGAGAAGAAATCCCGATCACGGCTCGCCGTGTGGTCACCTTTCGTCCAGGGCAGAAGTTGAAGGCCCGAGTTGAGGCTTATGCTGGAACCAAGTCATAA
- the pheT gene encoding phenylalanine--tRNA ligase subunit beta, with protein sequence MKFSEQWLRGWVNPQVGRDELVARLSMAGLEVDSVTPAAGVFSGVVVGEVLSTEQHPDADKLRVCQVSNGAETFQVVCGAPNVRPGLKIPFAMIGAELPGDFKIKKAKLRGVESNGMLCSQAELQVGEGNDGLMELPADAPVGQDIRVYLELEDASIEVDLTPNRGDCLSLAGLAREVGALYNVPVTRPTVAAVPAVHDEVRAIEVLAPNACPRYLGRVIRNVDLSKPTPLWMVERLRRADVRSIDAAVDITNYVMLELGQPLHAFDLAEINGGIRVRMAEEGEKLVLLDGQEVSLRADTLVIADHSRALAIAGVMGGEHSGVSATTRDVFLESAFFDQIAIAGKARSYGLHTDASHRYERGVDWKLAREAMERATGLLLEITGGEAGPITETVNEQYLPSVAPITLRAKSVEQMLGLVIEPAEIEQLLSALGLAISVSGEGQWHVEVPSHRFDISLEVDLIEELARLYGYNRLPVRYPQARLAPQPKAEARAHLPELRRLLVARGYQEAVTYSFIDPKQFELFNPGVEPLLLANPISNDMAAMRSSLWPGLVKALSHNLNRQQDRVRMFESGLRFVGQLDGLKQEPMLAGVVCGSRLPEGWAQGRDAVDFFDVKADVEAVLGFAGALDAFSFVPGNHPALHPGQTARIEREGRLVGFIGAIHPELSKTLGLDRPVFVFELVLAEVAAGKMPKFSELSRFPEVRRDLALIADREVAATAVLDVIRENAGEWLTDLRLFDVYQGKGIDPHRKSLAVGLTWQHPSRTLNDDEVNTTTQNILTSLEQRLNATLRK encoded by the coding sequence ATGAAATTCAGTGAACAATGGCTGCGTGGCTGGGTAAACCCGCAGGTAGGTCGCGACGAGCTGGTTGCCCGTCTGTCGATGGCCGGTCTTGAGGTCGATAGCGTTACCCCGGCCGCCGGTGTTTTCAGTGGTGTGGTGGTGGGCGAGGTGCTGAGCACCGAGCAGCATCCGGATGCCGACAAATTGCGTGTGTGCCAGGTCAGCAATGGCGCGGAAACCTTCCAGGTCGTGTGCGGAGCGCCCAACGTGCGCCCGGGCCTGAAGATCCCGTTCGCCATGATCGGTGCCGAACTGCCGGGCGATTTCAAGATCAAGAAGGCCAAGCTGCGTGGCGTCGAGTCCAACGGCATGCTGTGCTCCCAGGCCGAACTGCAAGTAGGCGAGGGCAACGATGGCCTGATGGAACTGCCGGCCGACGCGCCAGTGGGTCAGGACATTCGCGTTTACCTGGAACTGGAAGACGCAAGCATCGAGGTCGACCTGACCCCGAACCGTGGCGACTGCCTGTCCCTGGCCGGTCTGGCCCGTGAAGTGGGCGCGTTGTACAACGTCCCAGTCACGCGTCCAACCGTCGCCGCTGTGCCAGCGGTACACGATGAAGTGCGCGCGATTGAAGTGCTGGCGCCAAACGCCTGCCCGCGTTACCTGGGTCGTGTGATCCGTAACGTCGACCTGTCCAAGCCGACCCCACTGTGGATGGTTGAGCGTTTGCGTCGCGCCGATGTGCGCAGCATCGACGCTGCCGTCGACATCACCAACTACGTGATGCTCGAGTTGGGCCAGCCGCTGCACGCCTTCGATCTCGCCGAGATCAACGGCGGCATCCGCGTACGTATGGCGGAAGAAGGCGAGAAGCTGGTACTGCTTGACGGCCAGGAAGTCAGCCTGCGTGCCGACACCCTGGTCATCGCCGACCACTCCCGCGCTCTGGCGATTGCCGGCGTGATGGGTGGCGAGCACAGCGGTGTGTCCGCGACCACACGTGACGTCTTTCTTGAAAGTGCGTTCTTCGACCAGATCGCCATCGCGGGCAAGGCGCGTTCCTACGGCCTTCACACCGATGCCTCGCACCGTTACGAGCGTGGTGTGGACTGGAAGCTGGCCCGTGAAGCCATGGAGCGCGCCACTGGCCTGCTGCTGGAAATCACTGGCGGCGAAGCCGGCCCGATCACCGAAACCGTCAACGAACAGTACCTGCCGTCCGTTGCGCCGATCACCCTGCGGGCCAAAAGCGTTGAGCAAATGCTTGGCCTGGTGATCGAGCCGGCTGAAATCGAGCAACTGCTGTCGGCCCTGGGCCTGGCGATCTCCGTGAGTGGGGAAGGGCAGTGGCACGTTGAAGTGCCAAGTCATCGTTTCGACATCAGCCTCGAGGTCGACCTGATCGAAGAGTTGGCCCGCCTGTACGGCTACAACCGCCTGCCGGTTCGTTACCCACAAGCGCGCCTGGCACCACAACCCAAGGCCGAGGCGCGCGCGCACCTGCCTGAGTTGCGTCGTCTGCTGGTTGCCCGTGGTTATCAGGAAGCGGTGACCTACAGCTTCATCGATCCGAAGCAGTTCGAACTGTTCAACCCAGGCGTCGAGCCGCTGTTGCTGGCCAACCCGATTTCCAACGACATGGCTGCCATGCGTTCGTCCCTGTGGCCAGGCCTGGTGAAAGCACTTTCCCACAACCTGAACCGTCAGCAAGATCGCGTGCGCATGTTCGAAAGCGGCCTGCGTTTCGTCGGCCAACTGGATGGTTTGAAGCAAGAGCCGATGCTGGCTGGCGTGGTGTGCGGTAGCCGCCTGCCGGAAGGCTGGGCGCAGGGCCGCGATGCCGTGGACTTCTTCGACGTCAAGGCTGATGTAGAAGCGGTATTGGGCTTTGCTGGTGCGCTGGATGCATTCAGCTTTGTACCCGGCAACCACCCGGCGTTGCACCCAGGCCAGACAGCGCGCATCGAGCGTGAAGGTCGTTTGGTTGGTTTCATCGGTGCCATTCACCCTGAATTGTCGAAAACCCTCGGTCTTGATCGTCCGGTCTTCGTCTTCGAACTGGTCCTGGCGGAAGTTGCCGCGGGCAAGATGCCGAAGTTCAGCGAGCTGTCGCGCTTCCCTGAAGTGCGCCGCGACCTGGCGCTGATCGCCGACCGTGAAGTGGCCGCCACTGCTGTCCTGGATGTAATCCGTGAAAATGCAGGGGAATGGCTGACAGACCTCAGGCTATTTGACGTCTATCAGGGTAAAGGTATTGATCCGCATAGAAAAAGCCTTGCAGTTGGCTTGACCTGGCAGCATCCATCGCGCACTCTTAATGACGATGAGGTGAATACCACGACACAAAATATCCTCACCTCGCTCGAACAAAGGTTGAACGCCACGTTAAGGAAGTGA
- the pheS gene encoding phenylalanine--tRNA ligase subunit alpha, which yields MENLDALVAQALEAVQSAEDINALEQIRVHYLGKKGELTQVMKTLGNLPAEERPQVGALINVAKERVTEVLNARKATMEEADLAAKLAAESIDVTLPGRGQASGGLHPITRTLERIEQFFTHIGYGIAEGPEVEDDYHNFEALNIPGHHPARSMHDTFYFNANMLLRTHTSPVQVRTMEANKPPIRIVCPGRVYRSDSDITHSPMFHQVEGLLVDRDINFADLKGTIEEFLRVFFEKELAVRFRPSFFPFTEPSAEVDMECVMCSGKGCRVCKQTGWLEVMGCGMVHPNVLRMSGIDPEEFSGFAFGMGVERLAMLRYGVNDLRLFFDNDLRFLAQFR from the coding sequence ATGGAAAACCTGGACGCGCTCGTCGCTCAAGCTCTTGAGGCTGTGCAAAGCGCTGAAGATATCAATGCCCTGGAGCAAATCCGGGTTCACTACCTTGGCAAAAAGGGTGAATTGACTCAGGTGATGAAGACCCTGGGGAATTTGCCGGCTGAAGAGCGTCCGCAAGTCGGTGCGCTGATCAACGTCGCCAAGGAGCGTGTCACAGAGGTGCTCAATGCGCGCAAAGCGACGATGGAGGAGGCTGATCTTGCGGCCAAACTCGCCGCCGAGTCCATTGACGTAACCTTGCCTGGCCGTGGCCAGGCCTCGGGCGGCCTACATCCGATCACCCGGACTCTGGAACGTATCGAGCAGTTCTTCACCCACATTGGCTACGGCATTGCCGAAGGCCCTGAGGTCGAAGACGACTATCACAACTTCGAGGCGCTCAACATCCCAGGCCATCACCCGGCCCGGTCGATGCACGACACCTTCTATTTCAACGCGAACATGCTGTTGCGCACCCATACCTCGCCGGTACAGGTCCGCACCATGGAAGCGAACAAGCCGCCGATCCGCATCGTCTGCCCAGGCCGTGTGTACCGTAGCGACTCCGATATTACCCACTCGCCGATGTTCCACCAGGTCGAAGGCCTGCTGGTTGATCGCGACATCAATTTCGCCGACCTCAAAGGCACCATCGAAGAGTTCCTTCGTGTGTTCTTCGAGAAGGAGCTGGCGGTACGTTTCCGTCCATCGTTCTTCCCCTTCACCGAGCCATCCGCCGAAGTCGACATGGAGTGCGTGATGTGCAGCGGTAAAGGCTGCCGCGTCTGCAAACAGACCGGCTGGCTGGAAGTGATGGGCTGCGGCATGGTTCACCCCAACGTGCTGCGCATGTCCGGGATCGACCCGGAAGAGTTCTCGGGCTTTGCCTTCGGCATGGGCGTTGAGCGTCTGGCCATGCTGCGTTACGGCGTGAACGACTTGCGTCTGTTCTTCGACAACGACTTGCGGTTCCTCGCGCAATTTCGCTAG
- the rplT gene encoding 50S ribosomal protein L20, which translates to MARVKRGVIARKRHKKILKLAKGYYGARSRVFRVAKQAVIKAGQYAYRDRRQKKRQFRALWIARINAGARVNGLSYSRFIAGLKKASIEIDRKVLAELAVNEKAVFAAIVEKAKATLA; encoded by the coding sequence ATGGCTCGTGTAAAGCGTGGCGTCATTGCCCGTAAACGTCACAAAAAAATTCTGAAACTTGCTAAAGGCTACTACGGCGCGCGTTCACGCGTATTCCGTGTTGCCAAGCAAGCGGTAATCAAGGCAGGCCAATACGCTTACCGTGACCGTCGTCAGAAAAAACGTCAGTTCCGCGCTCTGTGGATCGCTCGTATCAACGCTGGTGCACGTGTTAACGGTCTGTCCTACAGCCGTTTCATCGCTGGCCTGAAAAAAGCTTCCATCGAGATCGACCGTAAGGTTCTGGCCGAACTGGCAGTGAACGAAAAAGCGGTGTTTGCTGCGATTGTCGAGAAAGCTAAAGCCACTCTGGCTTAA
- the rpmI gene encoding 50S ribosomal protein L35: protein MPKMKTKSGAAKRFLKTANGIKHKHAFKSHILTKMSTKRKRQLRGSSLLHPSDVAKVERMLRLR, encoded by the coding sequence ATGCCAAAGATGAAGACTAAAAGTGGTGCTGCTAAGCGGTTTCTGAAAACTGCTAACGGTATCAAGCACAAGCACGCTTTCAAGAGCCACATCCTGACCAAAATGTCGACCAAGCGTAAGCGTCAACTGCGCGGTAGCAGCTTGCTGCATCCGTCTGACGTGGCAAAAGTCGAGCGCATGCTGCGCCTTCGTTAA